One Caenibius sp. WL genomic window, CCCCTGCACCTACATGGGGGCACATGAGCCATCGGCCCCTCCAACTAAGTCGGCGGAGTGTGATCGCCTCCGGGGCAGCAACGGCTGCTGCTCTCGCGCTTGTCCGTTCGTCACCGGTGTCGCTGAAACCCGCATCCGTTGCGGGCGGCGGCGCTGTCCCCCCGGTTGCCAAACCGGCTGACATGCCAGTCCCGTCGCTCGATCCAGAGATCGTGCGCAAGGCACTGGCCGCGCTTGACCGGCATCGTCACGCAATCCGGCGCCATGACCGCATCGCCATCGCGGATTTTTCGGCGCCATCGTCCGAACCGCGGCTGCATTTCCTTAATGTTGCGGGTGGAAACGCCACCCGCCTGCTTGTCGCCCACGGCACAGGCTCCGATCCGGGGCACACCGGCTTCCTCCACCGCTTCTCCAATCGCACCGGTTCGAATGCTTCGAGCGAGGGGGCGTTCGTGACCGGCGACTACTACGTTGGAAAGCATGGCCGCTCGCAGCGGCTGGTCGGGCTCGATCCGACCAACAACAACGCGCTTGATCGCGCCATCGTGATCCATGGGGCGTGGTATGCGAACGCCGCAATGATAGAACAACACGGTAAGCTGGGCCGGAGCCAGGGATGCTTTGCGGTGGGCGAAAGCGATCTGGACGATCTTTTCGGCTTTCTGGGAGAAGGGCGGTTGCTGTACGCCGCGAAAGTCTAGGCCCTTCCTTGCATCGGGGCCCGTTTTTCGGAATCGCCGTCCCCCACTCTCCGTGCCCCCTTTTCCGGAACATCCTCCCCGCCTCGGGGTTGATCCTCCTGAAACAAGGAGATTTGTGTGCGAAGGAGAGCGATTGCTTGTTTGCTGTCAGCCCTGACATTCACGCTGGCGGGATGTGACCTCTCCGAAAGTTCCGGGCAGGCCAAAACCGGAATCACCGCACAGGCAATCGCATGGAACGGGAAAGCGGCCGGGCAATTGCGCCAGGCGATTGCCGACCGCGCCGCACATGGCCTGGACCGCATGGATTTTGCCGTGGAAGGCAAGCCAGGCACCCCTGCAGGCGACGATGCATTGACAGCCAGCGCCCTGCGCTATGCCCGCGCGCTCGCCATGGGCGCCTCCGATCCGGCGAAACTGCATGAAATCTACACCTTGCCGCGCCCCAAGCCGGACTTGCGGCAAGGCCTCGCGCAGGCTCTGAACAAGGACAAGCTCGGCGAATGGTTCGAGAGTCTCGCCCCCGCCAGCGACACTTATCGGGAGTTGTCCAAAGCCTACCTCGCCCTGCGCGCGGCGGGTGAGACCGCCCCGCCCCCGCTGCCCGCACTCATGGCGCCGATACGGCCGGGCGAAACGAACGCCCGGATACCAGCCTTCGCCCGCCGTCTGGTCGAAGCGGACTATCTCGACCGCGCCGATGCCAGCGGAAACCGCTACAACCCGGCGATGGTGCAGGCAGTCAAGCGCCTGCAGGCCGATTACGGGATCGATCCCGATGGAGATATCGGCGCCGACACGGCGGAGATCATGGGGTTGTCCGATGCGGACCGTGCCAGCGCCCTTGCCGTCGCCATGGAACGTATGCGCTGGCTCGACCGCACCCCGCCGCCGACACGGATCGATGTCAATCTCGCCTCCGCGCGGCTCGACTATTGGCGTGATGGCAAGATCGCCGATAGCCGCAAAGTCGTGACCGGCAAGCCGGACACCGCGACACCCCAACTGGGATCGCCCATCTACCGGCTTGTCGCCAATCCGACCTGGACCGTCCCCCGGTCGATCGAACGCAAGGAACTGGCGGGCAAAGGCGCCGCTTATCTGCGCCGCAACAACATGATCTGGAAGGACGGATGGATCGTCCAGCAGCCGGGACCGAAGAACTCCCTCGGGCTGGTAAAGTTCGATATGCAGAACGATCACGCGATCTATCTGCACGACACACCAGCGAAGCAGCTCTTCGATGAAGTCCAGCGCCAGCGCAGCCACGGCTGCGTGCGGGTCGAAGATGCCCTGGGGTTCGCGGAAATACTGGCCCGTGACCAGGGGATGCTCGACGAATGGCACAAGGCCCGCGCCACCGGGAAGGAGAGCTTCGTGCCGCTGCCACACCCCATTCCGGTACGGCTCTATTACCAGACGGTGCTGTTTGACGAGAATGGCGCTCCCGTTGTCCGTGCCGATCCTTACGGCTGGAACGATCGCGTCTCGGCCGCGCTCGGCTTCCCTGCCCGGAAGACAGCGCAATTGCGGTCCTCGACCTCGGAAGTCGGTCCCTGACGCAAACCGTGCAACCCGCTCGCCATCGCGCGCTCTTTTCCGCATAGTGCCGTGATGGCGAACACAATTGGCTTTGCTCCCAACCGGGAAGCTATCGAAAAACTGGCGACAGATGCGATCAGAAACCTCCCGGCCCCGTTCGCCGACCATCTCGGCGATATCGTCGTCCGCGTAGAAGAATTCGCAGATGACGATATCCTGCAGGAAATGGGCATTGAAGATCCCTGGAATCTGACCGGCCTCTATCAGGGCCGCCCGCTAAGCGAACAATCCGTCTGGTCGACAGGGGACATGCCGCCGATCATCTCGCTCTTCCGCATGCCGTTGCTCAACGAATGGATCGAGAGCGACGTCACTCTGGAAGAGCTTGTGGTGCATGTCCTCGTCCACGAAGTGGGGCACCATTTCGGGCTGTCGGATGCAGATATGGAAGCGCTCGAGAACGCGGCCGGCGGATAGGCGCCCGATACCGGACTCAGGGCCCCGCGTTGCCCGGCACGCGGCCGCCCGTCGGTGCAAGCTGCGCGCGAAGGGCTTGCAATTCACTCTGCGATACAGGTGCCAATGCGCCAGCAGGCTTGCCCTTGCGCAGCCGCTCCCGGTCTTTCTCCGATGGTTCGACTCTGCGCACACGCACCGGAGCATGCCCCCAGGCCTTGATGCCAAGCTGTTCGGCTGCACCGCGCGACAGGTCGATAATGCGCTGACTCTGCGCAAACGGCCCCCGATCGTTGACCCGGACGACGATCCGCCGCCCGGTATCCAGCGCCGTCACTTCGACATATGTCGGCAGGGGCAACGTGGTATGGGCGGCGGTGACCCAGCCGGGGCGAAACCGCTCTCCATTGGCCGTGCGGTTCCCGGATTCGCTCCCATACCAACTGGCATAGCCCACCCGATCATAGGCCGGAGCGGCGGCGGGCACATAAGTCACGCCGCGTATCGTATAGGCTGGCCCGATCCTCACCGGGTTGTCACGCACGGGCCGAAAATTGCCGCCCGCACAGGCCGACAGCATCAGAACCGCCATCGCCGCGACCGCTGTTCGCATTGCTGGAAATCTTTGCATCGGCAGACCGTAGATAGAGCGCGCATCGGGATAAAGGCCCGATATCAGCCTGTCATATAAATGCATGGTCAGGCGGTGAGCGTCCGATGCTGTTGCCCGCATCCGGCGCGGGCGCTTCAGGCTGCATGAGTCCGCAACCGCCAGTTCAGCGTATGGCCAATGACCAGAAGCAGGCTTCCCGTCACGGTGAACCACAGTTCGCCCCCCTCTCCCGCGCCGGGCAGGAGCGCGATGACCAGACAGATCACTCCCGCAATGCCCAGCAACGCGGGGCGGCGGGCGCGATGGCGGCGATAGCCAAGCCAGAATGCCGCAAGCCCCGCCGGAACGACAAGCGCAAGCGCTGCATAATGGAACGCATCCGATTGCGCGAAAAGCCCGAGAACGCCCGGAAGCAACAGCAGCAGGAGCGGCAACGCAAGACAATGCACGAGGCAAAGCAGGGACGCGGAGACCGCCACCCCTTCGACAACATTGGTCCGGCGCGCACCAGCGCCATGGGATAGATTTTCAGCATGCATGATACGAGTCATAATCCCACTTGAGTTATGTTATAACATTTCCTAATAGGCTCCGCATCTCAAGCACAAAAGGGGCTTACTCGTGAAAATTCGTGTCTTCCTGCTCTCCGCCGCTTCGATACCGGCACTGGCGCCGCATGCGGCGCTGGCTTCCACGCAGGCCGGCAGCAGCGCGGATCGCGACATCGTGGTGACCGCCTCCCCGCTGGAGCAGACGGTCGACGAGACAGCGACGCCGGTGATCACGCTAACGGGTGACGATCTGGTGCATCGCCGCCAGGCCACGCTCGGCGATACTCTGGCAGGCCAGCCCGGCATCAACTTCGACAATTTCGGCGGCGGCGCCAGTCGTCCGGTCATTCGCGGCCAGACCACCCCGCGCGTGCAGGCGTTGTCGGACGGCTCCAATATCCAGGATGCATCCGCGATCTCGCCCGATCATGCGGTGACGACCGAACCGCTGCTGCTGCGCGGAATTGAAGTGGTACGCGGCCCTGCAACGCTGCTCTATGGCGGTGGCGCGATCGGTGGGGCAATCAATCTGCTCGACGACAAGGTGCCCACCGCAATCCCCGAAGGCGGCATTACCGGCGTGGCGGAAGGCCGCTTTGGAACGGCCGACGACGAACGCTCCCTGATCGGCGGCCTCACCGCTGGTGTGGGGCCGTTCGCTTTCCGGGTCGAGGGCGTTCATCGCAGTTCCAACGACTATCGCGTGCCGGGCAGGTTCGGCGAACGCCATGTCGATGGTTCCTATAACGATACTTCCACATTCAGCGTTGGCGGTTCATGGGTTGGCGCGGATGGCTATATCGGCCTCGCCTACACCCGCCAGCGTAGCGAATATGGCCTGCCCGGCCACAGCCACGAATACGAATCCTGCCACCCCCACGGCATCAGCCTGCATTGCGGCGGCCACGGACATGACGACGACGATCATGACCACGACCACGATCATGGCCATGAAGAGGTGCCCTTCGTGAAGCTTCGGAGCGAGCGGTTCGACATTCGCAGCGAATACCGCGATCCGTTGCCCGGCTTCGAGAAAGCCCGCTTCCGCATGTCCTTCACCGATTACAAGCATGACGAGATCGAAGGGGATGAGGTTTCGACCACTTTCAAGAACAAGGCGCACGATCTCCGTTTCGAACTCACTCACAAGCCGCTCGCGGGGTTGCACGGCGTCTTCGGCGTTCAACATTCCAACAGCAAGTTCAGCGCTTTTGGTGAAGAAGCTTTCCTTCCCGAAAACAGGACCAGGAACACCGCGCTTTTCCTGATGGAAACCCTGCAGACCGGTCCGGTCCGGTTCGAACTGTCGGCTCGCCACGAATGGCAGACGGTCGAAACCACGCTCAACCGCAAGGTCAGCCACCGCCCCTTCTCGATCTCCGGCGCTGCGATCTGGGATATCGGCAGCGACTATTCGCTGGCACTTTCGCTCACCCGCTCGCAGCGCGCACCCAATGCGCAGGAACTTTACGCGAACGGCGTCCACATGGCGACCAACACTTATGAGCTGGGCACGGCGACTCTCGGCAAGGAAACGGCCAAATCGATCGACCTGACTTTCCGCAAGAAGGCCGGCGCGACCACGTTCACTATCGGCGCCTATCATCAGGATTTCGACAACTACATCTTCGCCAACACGCTCGACCGGTTCGAGGATTTCCGCCTGATCCGCTACACGGCAGCCGACGCCAAGTTCACCGGCATCGATGGCGAAATCCGCCATCAGTTCACGCCCGATTTCGGCATCTCGGCCTTCGGCGACTATGTCCGGGCTAAACTCAAGGGTGGTCTCGGCAATCTGCCCCGCATTCCGGCCGGGCGTCTCGGCGCGCGCGCCGACGGCAAATGGGGGCCGCTGTCCGCCGATCTCGAATATTATCATGTCTTCGAACAAGGCAAAGTCGCATCGTTCGAAACACGCACGCCGGGTTACGACATGCTCAACGCAACATTGGCCTACAAGCTCGAGCTAGGGCCGAAAGCGCATGCCGAACTGTTCGTACGGGCCAGCAACCTGACGAACGAACTCGCCTACAACCATGCCTCGTTCATCAAAGAGGCATCGCCCTTGCGCGGCCGCAACTTCGTGTTCGGCCTCCGCACGGGCTTCTAATCGCGCCTAGCCAGAGAACGGCTCCTCCACCATTCTGTCGGGGAGCCGTTTCTCGACGTGATGCCCCGCCCCGGCACGTTGGAGTATCACGACCGCGGCAATGGACGGGAAAGCGCTCGACAAGCGCGAGCAGTTCCTCCTCCTCTAAATATTAGCACTGCGGCAAGCGAGCGGGCTGCCGGTTTCGCGACGCGAGGCGCCCATATCGATCTGGCTGTTTACGAACCACACCTTGTAACGGTTGGGAACGCTTCGCGGCAGCGTTGTGAATCCCAAAGTCTCCAGATGATCGGCCACCATATAGGACATGTCGTCCGCCAACAGCAGGCGAGCACCGCGAAAGCGACTGACCCGGCACCGGGCAACGACAGCAGCCGCATCCACGAAGGATGCTTCTGCAATAAGCCAAGAACCCTCGGCATCCATTGATGTCACTGAAAGCTGGAGCGGGTGAAGGGAATCGAACCCTCGTATTCAGCTTGGGAAGCTGCTGCTCTACCATTGAGCTACACCCGCTCGGTGCGCCGTGCCTTGGCACAGCATAGGGCACACGGTCAATCCGGAATGACGTACCGCCGGCCGATTGCTGCCTGGGAACATCTCCCAGCGGTCCAACTGCTTAATCCAGCAGCGCAAACTCGCCGTTGGGGAGGGGGGGTTTGTTGTTATCGGTGGTTGCGGGGGTAGGATTTGAACCTACGACCTTCAGGTTATGAGCCTGACGAGCTACCGGACTGCTCCACCCCGCGTCACTGTTATTTGTTCTTCTGTTATGAAGAACAAAAAAGCCGCCGCTCGGATATCCGGCAGCGGCTTTTTGGATCATGAATGGGTTTTTATCTTTACGCCGGCTTCAATGCCTGGCGGCGTCCTACTCTTCCAACGCTTGAGCGGTAGTACCATCGGCGCTGTCTGGTTTCACGTCCGAGTTCGAGATGGGATCGGGTGGGGCACAGACGCTATGGCCACCAAGCAATGGAGCCGGCGTAAAGTTGGTTTAATCGATGCACCTTGTTGGGTGTGTATCTGGCTGGATGATCGTCCACCGGACGAGGCCTTTGGCAGGCTTGTCGTTGATGGTGGGATTCATCAAGCATGATCAGAGTTATTAGGACCGGTTAGCTCCATGCATTACTGCACTTCCACACCCGGCCTATCAACGTGATGGTCTATCACGACTCGAAGATACCTAATCTTAAGGGAGGCTTCCCGCTTAGATGCTTTCAGCGGTTATCCCGTCCGTACATAGCTACCCTGCTGCACCGTTGGCACGATGACAGGTACACCAGAGGTACGTTCACCCCGGTCCTCTCGTACTAGGGGCAACTCCTTTCAAGTATCGACGCCCACGGCAGATAGGGACCAAACTGTCTCGCGACGTTCTGAACCCAGCTCACGTACCACTTTAATTGGCGAACAGCCAAACCCTTGGGACCTGCTCCAGCCCCAGGATGTGATGAGCCGACATCGAGGTGCCAAACGATTCCGTCGATATGAGCTCTTGGGAATCATCAGCCTGTTATCCCCGGCGTACCTTTTATCCGTTGAGCGATGGCCCTTCCACGAGGGACCACCGGATCACTATGACCGACTTTCGTCTCTGCTCGACCTGTCGGTCTCGCAGTCAGGCAGGCTTATGCCATTGCACTCTTGCAGACGGTTTCCAACCGTCCTGAGCCTACCATCGCGCGCCTCCGTTACTCTTTAGGAGGCGACCGCCCCAGTCAAACTACCCGCCACAGAGGGTCCCTGTACCGGATAACGGTACGAGGTTAGACATCAGAAAACAGCAGGGTGGTATTTCACCTATGGCTCCACACCGGCTGGCGCCAGTGCTTCAAAGCCTCCCACCTATGCTACACAACTCTTTCCTAATGCCACTCTGAAGCTGCAGTAAAGGTGCACGGGGTCTTTCCGTCTAACCGCGGGTACTCCGCATCTTCACGGAGAATTCAATTTCGCTGAGCATATCCTGGAGACAGTGGGGAAGTCGTTACGCCATTCGTGCAGGTCGGAACTTACCCGACAAGGAATTTCGCTACCTTAGGACCGTTATAGTTACGGCCGCCGTTTACCGGGGCTTCAATTCGGAGCTTGCACTCCTCCTCTTAACCTTCCGGCACCGGGCAGGCGTCAGACCCTATACGTCGTCTTGAAGCCGACTTAGCAGAGTCCTGTGTTTTTGATAAACAGTCGCTACCCCCTGGCCTGTGCCCCCCACCAATGCTTGCGCATAGATGGGGCCTCCTTCTTCCGAAGGTACGGAGGCAATTTGCCGAGTTCCTTCAGGATACTTCTCTCAAGCGCCTTGGTATACTCTACCTGACCACCTGTGTCGGTTTCGGGTACGGTCTATACGGTGGGGCTATTTCCTGGAACCGCTTCGAAGCACCTCCAATCCGATAAGGAGATACAACACACGCGATCCGTCACACACCACCAGGCCCACGAATATTAACGTGGTTCCCATCGACTACCCCCTTCGGGCTCGTCTTAGGGGCCGGCTTACCCTGCTCCGATTAGCGTTGAGCAGGAACCCTTGGTCTTTCGGCGAGAGGGCATCTCACCCTCTTTATCGCTACTCATGTCAGCATTCGCACTTCCGATACGTCCACGGTCGGTTACCCTCCCGCTTCACTCGCTTACGGAACGCTCCGCTACCGCTCAGTACAAAGTACTGAACCCTAAGCTTCGGTGCATCACTTTAGCCCCGTTACATCTTCGCCGCAGGAACCCTTATTTAGACCAGTGAGCTGTTACGCTTTCTTTAAAGGATGGCTGCTTCTAAGCCAACCTCCTGGTTGTTTTGGGATTCCCACATGCTTTCCCACTTAGTGATGACTTGGGGACCTTAGCTGTAGGTTAGGGCTGTTTCCCTTTTGACGACGGACCTTAGCACCCGCCGTCTGTCTGCCAGATAAGACTCGATGGTATTCGGAGTTTGGTTAGGTTTGGTACAGCTCGCGCCGCCCTAGCCCATCCAGTGCTCTACCCCCATCGGCATACGTCTGACGCTCTACCTCAATAGATTTCGCGGAGAACCAGCTATTTCCCGGTTTGATTGGCCTTTCACCCCTAAACACAACTCATCCGAGCATTTTTCAACATGCAACGGTTCGGTCCTCCAGTGCGTGTTACCGCACCTTCAACCTGGTCATGCCTAGATCACCGGGTTTCGGGTCTAATTCATCGTACTCTGTCGCCCTATTCAGACTCGCTTTCGCTGCGCCTACACCTAACGGCTTAAGCTCGCACGATAAATTAAGTCACTGACCCATTATGCAAGAGGTACGCTGTCACCCCCTAAAGAGGCTCCAACTGCTTGTAAGCATTCGGTTTCAGGTACTGTTTCACTCCCCTAATCGGGGTGCTTTTCACCTTTCCCTCACGGTACTTGTTCGCTATCGGTCATGTACGAGTATTTAGGCTTGGAGGGTGGTCCCCCCATGTTCAGACAGGATTTCACGTGTCCCGCCCTACTCGAGTCCTCATCCATCACTTTCGCATACGGGGCTGTCACCCGCTATGGCCACTCTTTCCAAAGTGTTCTGCTAGTTGAAGATGAGGCACTGGCCTGGTCCGCGTTCGCTCGCCACTACTAACGGAATCTCGGTTGATGTCTTTTCCTCCAGGTACTGAGATGTTTCAGTTCCCCGGGTTCGCTTCACCAAAGCTATATATTCACTAAGGTGATACCTTATCCACCTCACTCACTATGTGCCAAATTCCTAAGAACTCATCACACAACGAGAGAAATGGTGAAGGTGGGTTTCCCCATTCGGAAATCGCCGGATCAAAGTTTGCTCACAACTCCCCGACGCTTATCGCAGCGTGCCACGTCCTTCTTCGCCTGTACATGCCAAGGCATCCACCAAATGCTCTTACCTCACGCTTGAGAATCCACACCATCAACGACAAGCCTGCATAGAGCCTGCGTTGTATACTAGGTGCGGACGATAATCTCAGCCAGATAATCATCTGTGTGCCGCATACGATCCCGGTCCGTAGACCTAAGAACCCATGCGCCACGGCATCGATTAAAAACCCATTCACAATGTCAAAGATGCGGGCAAATCCCGCACACCAATCCGAAGATTGGAAGTTCGTGTTTCCATCACTGAAGAATAATGCCTGGTGGAGCCTATCGGGATCGAACCGATGACCCCCTGCTTGCAAAGCAGGTGCTCTCCCAGCTGAGCTAAGGCCCCTTGAAGGCATACCTGAACATGGTGGGCCGAGGAGGACTCGAACCTCCGACCTTACGCTTATCAGGCGTACGCTCTAACCACCTGAGCTACCGGCCCATCCCGCACCAGCCAGCCATACGGCCGCAGGCGGCGAAAGCCAGCTCAGGCAGTCGCTCGGATCTCGCGACCCGGGCGATCTTCAGATGATGAAAGGACATGAGGACGACGGCATGTTCTTTGGAACGTTCGAAGCTCTTTCTCGCTCAAGGCAAGACGCTTTCGAACATATCCTTAGAAAGGAGGTGATCCAGCCGCAGGTTCCCCTACGGCTACCTTGTTACGACTTCACCCCAGTCGCTAAGCCCACCGTGGTCGCCTGCCTCCCTTGCGGGTTAGCGCGACGCCTTCGGGTGAACCCAACTCCCATGGTGTGACGGGCGGTGTGTACAAGGCCTGGGAACGTATTCACCGCGGCATGCTGATCCGCGATTACTAGCGATTCCGCCTTCATGCTCTCGAGTTGCAGAGAACAATCCGAACTGAGACGGTTTTTGGAGATTAGCTACCCCTCGCGAGGTTGCTGCCCACTGTCACCGCCATTGTAGCACGTGTGTAGCCCAGCGTGTAAGGGCCATGAGGACTTGACGTCATCCCCACCTTCCTCCGGCTTATCACCGGCGGTTTCCTTAGAGTGCCCAACTGAATGATGGCAACTAAGGACGAGGGTTGCGCTCGTTGCGGGACTTAACCCAACATCTCACGACACGAGCTGACGACAGCCATGCAGCACCTGTCACTGATCCAGCCGAACTGAAGGAAAAGATCTCTCTAATCCGCGATCAGGATGTCAAACGCTGGTAAGGTTCTGCGCGTTGCTTCGAATTAAACCACATGCTCCACCGCTTGTGCAGGCCCCCGTCAATTCCTTTGAGTTTTAATCTTGCGACCGTACTCCCCAGGCGGATAACTTAATGCGTTAGCTGCGCCACCCAAGTTCCATGAACCCGGACAGCTAGTTATCATCGTTTACGGCGTGGACTACCAGGGTATCTAATCCTGTTTGCTCCCCACGCTTTCGCACCTCAGCGTCAATACCTGTCCAGCGAGTCGCCTTCGCCACTGGTGTTCTTCCGAATATCTACGAATTTCACCTCTACACTCGGAATTCCACTCGCCTCTCCAGGATTCTAGCTACCCAGTTTCAAAGGCAGTTCCGGGGTTGAGCCCCGGGATTTCACCCCTGACTTGAATAGCCGCCTACGCGCGCTTTACGCCCAGTAATTCCGAACAACGCTAGCTCCCTCCGTATTACCGCGGCTGCTGGCACGGAGTTAGCCGGAGCTTATTCTCCAGGTACTGTCATTATCATCCCTGGTAAAAGAGCTTTACAACCCTAAGGCCTTCATCACTCACGCGGCATTGCTGGATCAGGCTTTCGCCCATTGTCCAATATTCCCCACTGCTGCCTCCCGTAGGAGTCTGGGCCGTGTCTCAGTCCCAGTGTGGCTGATCATCCTCTCAGACCAGCTATGGATCGTCGCCTTGGTAGGCCTTTACCCTACCAACTAGCTAATCCAACGCGGGCCCATCTAAAGGCGATAAATCTTTGGTCCGAAGACATCATCCGGTATTAGCACAAATTTCTCTGTGTTATTCCGAACCTAAAGGCAGGTTCCCACGCGTTACGCACCCGTGCGCCACTAAGCCCGAAGGCTTCGTTCGACTTGCATGTGTTAGGCATGCCGCCAGCGTTCGTTCTGAGCCAGGATCAAACTCTCAAGTTTGTGTCACAACCATACAAGCGTCAACCAAAGTCAACCATCTCGCACAGCCGCGCTTCAAGGAGCCGATACCTGCACTGTCAAACGTAATGGATACGAATGGACATGCATACATCACAACGAGATCGTGGTGATCCCGAAGAATGCGGCTCGGCTTAAGTAACTGGTATCCGGAGCCTTAAAACCCCCGGACCAGGCGCCGTCGCCCACATGTCCCTTCATCAAAAAACCAACAATGTCAAAGAACCATCCGACACACAAAACCGGACAACCAACCTGCCCTAGAAATCTATCCTAGGGACATGGCGTCCGTCTATGTCGACGACCCTCCGAAACGCTGCCTCGTGGCGGCGTCCCGTCCGGTGAACGGGCCTCTAAGCCCTACCCCCCATACCGTCAACCAACTTTTTGCAATTTTGTGAAAAATCCCGCCGAAATCGCGCTTTTCTGCGGGTTCTGCGGCAACGTTGAAAGAGCATGAAATACGCGCCCGACCACCTCGCCCCCAGCCTTTCCCACAAAACCTTCCGATTCCCACCGGGGAATCGGCGCGATCGGAGTGAGAATCGGGAAATCGATGCACGATTCTCCAAGGCACGGTTTCCGATTCTCCGATTTCGGGATTGAGAAGCGCGCATAAGAAGGAGATGCCCCCGCTCCTAATGCGACTGGGCCGCCGTCAGCCTGAACTGACGGCGGCCCTGTAACACTATATCGACGCGAGGCCGCGCGAACGGCCGCACCGAAACCTCAGGTCAGAATTCGATGCCGAAATCGACCCCATAGGTACGCGGCATCTGGAACGTACCCAGCACCGAGCTGCCCACCGAGAAAAGATATTCGTATTTCCGGCTGTTGGTCAGGTTCTTGCCCCACAGGGACACTTTGGCCTTGGCTTGACCGACAGGGATATCGGCCAGAGCCAGGCGTGCGCCGAGTTGCCAGGTGGAAGGAATCGTAAGCGCCTTATCGAGCTGCCAATTGACGTTGCCCAGATTGGTACAACCAAGTTCCGGGGACGTCGTCGAGCCATAGGGGCAGATCAGACGGTAATGCTTGCCGATATATTGCCCATCGACACGGAAGCTCGGCTTCATACCGTTGCCCAGTTCGGGCAGAGCATAATCGACGGCAAGATAGCCCGAATGACGCGGCTGATAAGTGCGCACCCCGGAACTC contains:
- a CDS encoding septal ring lytic transglycosylase RlpA family protein, which translates into the protein MRTAVAAMAVLMLSACAGGNFRPVRDNPVRIGPAYTIRGVTYVPAAAPAYDRVGYASWYGSESGNRTANGERFRPGWVTAAHTTLPLPTYVEVTALDTGRRIVVRVNDRGPFAQSQRIIDLSRGAAEQLGIKAWGHAPVRVRRVEPSEKDRERLRKGKPAGALAPVSQSELQALRAQLAPTGGRVPGNAGP
- a CDS encoding MerC domain-containing protein, coding for MTRIMHAENLSHGAGARRTNVVEGVAVSASLLCLVHCLALPLLLLLLPGVLGLFAQSDAFHYAALALVVPAGLAAFWLGYRRHRARRPALLGIAGVICLVIALLPGAGEGGELWFTVTGSLLLVIGHTLNWRLRTHAA
- a CDS encoding TonB-dependent receptor, with product MKIRVFLLSAASIPALAPHAALASTQAGSSADRDIVVTASPLEQTVDETATPVITLTGDDLVHRRQATLGDTLAGQPGINFDNFGGGASRPVIRGQTTPRVQALSDGSNIQDASAISPDHAVTTEPLLLRGIEVVRGPATLLYGGGAIGGAINLLDDKVPTAIPEGGITGVAEGRFGTADDERSLIGGLTAGVGPFAFRVEGVHRSSNDYRVPGRFGERHVDGSYNDTSTFSVGGSWVGADGYIGLAYTRQRSEYGLPGHSHEYESCHPHGISLHCGGHGHDDDDHDHDHDHGHEEVPFVKLRSERFDIRSEYRDPLPGFEKARFRMSFTDYKHDEIEGDEVSTTFKNKAHDLRFELTHKPLAGLHGVFGVQHSNSKFSAFGEEAFLPENRTRNTALFLMETLQTGPVRFELSARHEWQTVETTLNRKVSHRPFSISGAAIWDIGSDYSLALSLTRSQRAPNAQELYANGVHMATNTYELGTATLGKETAKSIDLTFRKKAGATTFTIGAYHQDFDNYIFANTLDRFEDFRLIRYTAADAKFTGIDGEIRHQFTPDFGISAFGDYVRAKLKGGLGNLPRIPAGRLGARADGKWGPLSADLEYYHVFEQGKVASFETRTPGYDMLNATLAYKLELGPKAHAELFVRASNLTNELAYNHASFIKEASPLRGRNFVFGLRTGF
- a CDS encoding murein L,D-transpeptidase catalytic domain family protein; its protein translation is MSHRPLQLSRRSVIASGAATAAALALVRSSPVSLKPASVAGGGAVPPVAKPADMPVPSLDPEIVRKALAALDRHRHAIRRHDRIAIADFSAPSSEPRLHFLNVAGGNATRLLVAHGTGSDPGHTGFLHRFSNRTGSNASSEGAFVTGDYYVGKHGRSQRLVGLDPTNNNALDRAIVIHGAWYANAAMIEQHGKLGRSQGCFAVGESDLDDLFGFLGEGRLLYAAKV
- a CDS encoding L,D-transpeptidase family protein codes for the protein MLSALTFTLAGCDLSESSGQAKTGITAQAIAWNGKAAGQLRQAIADRAAHGLDRMDFAVEGKPGTPAGDDALTASALRYARALAMGASDPAKLHEIYTLPRPKPDLRQGLAQALNKDKLGEWFESLAPASDTYRELSKAYLALRAAGETAPPPLPALMAPIRPGETNARIPAFARRLVEADYLDRADASGNRYNPAMVQAVKRLQADYGIDPDGDIGADTAEIMGLSDADRASALAVAMERMRWLDRTPPPTRIDVNLASARLDYWRDGKIADSRKVVTGKPDTATPQLGSPIYRLVANPTWTVPRSIERKELAGKGAAYLRRNNMIWKDGWIVQQPGPKNSLGLVKFDMQNDHAIYLHDTPAKQLFDEVQRQRSHGCVRVEDALGFAEILARDQGMLDEWHKARATGKESFVPLPHPIPVRLYYQTVLFDENGAPVVRADPYGWNDRVSAALGFPARKTAQLRSSTSEVGP
- a CDS encoding metallopeptidase family protein, which encodes MANTIGFAPNREAIEKLATDAIRNLPAPFADHLGDIVVRVEEFADDDILQEMGIEDPWNLTGLYQGRPLSEQSVWSTGDMPPIISLFRMPLLNEWIESDVTLEELVVHVLVHEVGHHFGLSDADMEALENAAGG